A window of the Vibrio ostreae genome harbors these coding sequences:
- the pheA gene encoding prephenate dehydratase: protein MTDRQYSLEEIRLRLNELDDQLLSLLSERRSLSIEVAKSKVETSKPVRDAAREQQLLVKLIHAGKDKYQLDAPYITKIFHTIIEDSVLLQQTYLQNLANPQSRKPLARVAFLGSKGSYSHLATREYFSRKNTELIELNCEQFKEITTTVESGHADYGVLPIENTSSGSINEVYDLLQHTTLYIVGEITQPIEHCLVATQDIRLEDIQVLYSHPQPHQQCSEFISRLNGVKLETCASTADAMKKVQELGRSDVAAIGNASSGKLYGLQPIQGNIANQTENHTRFIIVARKPVEVSAQIPAKTTLIMSTSQEAGSLVSTLLVLQRYGINMTKLESRPIMGNPWEEMFYVDLEAHLDSESMQKALLELTRLTKHLKVLGCYPTENVKPTQVKLAER from the coding sequence ATGACAGACAGACAGTATTCACTCGAAGAGATTCGACTGCGCCTCAATGAACTCGATGATCAACTTCTCAGCCTGCTTTCCGAGCGTCGCAGCCTCAGTATCGAAGTGGCGAAAAGTAAAGTTGAAACATCTAAGCCGGTACGTGATGCCGCACGAGAGCAGCAACTGCTTGTCAAACTGATCCATGCAGGCAAAGACAAATATCAGCTCGATGCCCCCTACATTACCAAAATTTTCCATACCATCATCGAAGACTCTGTGCTGCTGCAGCAAACTTACCTGCAAAACCTGGCCAATCCGCAAAGCCGTAAACCTTTGGCACGAGTCGCTTTTCTGGGTTCAAAAGGCTCGTATTCCCACCTTGCGACACGGGAATATTTCAGCCGTAAAAATACTGAACTGATTGAATTAAACTGTGAACAGTTCAAAGAGATCACGACCACGGTTGAATCCGGCCATGCCGACTACGGCGTACTGCCGATCGAAAACACCAGTTCTGGCTCGATCAATGAAGTGTACGATTTGTTGCAGCACACCACGCTATATATTGTGGGTGAGATTACCCAGCCGATTGAACACTGCCTGGTGGCAACCCAGGATATCCGCCTGGAAGATATCCAGGTCCTGTACTCTCATCCGCAGCCGCACCAGCAATGCAGCGAATTTATCAGCCGCCTTAACGGGGTAAAACTGGAAACCTGTGCCAGCACCGCCGATGCAATGAAAAAAGTTCAGGAACTGGGCCGCAGTGATGTCGCCGCTATCGGCAATGCGTCGAGTGGTAAACTGTATGGCCTGCAACCTATCCAGGGCAATATTGCCAACCAGACCGAAAACCACACCCGTTTTATTATCGTGGCGCGCAAACCGGTTGAAGTGTCGGCGCAGATCCCGGCCAAAACCACGCTGATTATGTCAACCTCACAGGAAGCGGGATCGCTGGTCTCTACCCTGCTGGTACTGCAGCGTTACGGTATCAATATGACCAAGCTGGAATCACGTCCGATTATGGGCAATCCGTGGGAAGAGATGTTCTATGTCGATCTGGAAGCCCATCTCGATTCCGAGAGCATGCAAAAAGCGCTGCTTGAACTGACCCGCTTGACCAAACACCTCAAGGTATTAGGTTGTTATCCAACGGAAAATGTCAAACCGACCCAGGTAAAGCTAGCTGAACGATAG
- the hpf gene encoding ribosome hibernation-promoting factor, HPF/YfiA family, with translation MQMNITGKNIEITSAIRAHIESKFKKLEKWQVDIIGCQASFSEEPNKQKKFEATISIPKGQINASAVHEDLYAAINEVEQKLERQLNKLRHKPEARRTDKPELEEEVEE, from the coding sequence ATGCAAATGAATATCACTGGTAAAAACATTGAAATCACCTCTGCAATCCGTGCGCACATTGAGAGTAAATTCAAAAAGCTGGAAAAATGGCAAGTAGACATCATCGGCTGCCAGGCTAGCTTTAGCGAAGAACCTAACAAACAGAAAAAGTTTGAGGCAACCATCAGCATTCCAAAAGGACAAATCAACGCCTCAGCAGTCCATGAAGATCTTTACGCAGCCATCAACGAGGTAGAACAAAAACTCGAACGTCAACTGAATAAACTGCGTCATAAGCCGGAAGCTCGTCGTACTGACAAACCGGAGCTGGAAGAAGAAGTGGAAGAATAA
- a CDS encoding outer membrane protein assembly factor BamD: MKYQTLSGLLALSLLAGCSSTKEVVPDVPPAQLYTEAQTSLQGGNWMTAIEKLEALDSRYPFGAYSEQVQLDLIYAYYKNDDLALGLATIERFIRLNPTHEKMDWVLYMRGLTHMAQDRNFMHDLFNVDRSDRDPEPVKAAFADFKKLLQRYPASPYAEDAQRRMFALKNRLADYDLATADFYLRREAWIAAINRTQELQKTYPDTEAARKSLEIQLEAYQQLGLKYSVERTRQLMQLNPEQ; this comes from the coding sequence ATGAAATACCAAACTTTATCAGGCTTACTCGCGTTATCTCTTCTGGCCGGCTGTTCGAGCACTAAAGAAGTAGTGCCGGATGTCCCCCCCGCTCAGCTGTACACTGAAGCACAAACTTCACTGCAGGGCGGCAATTGGATGACAGCGATTGAAAAGCTTGAAGCGCTGGATTCACGCTACCCGTTCGGGGCGTACTCCGAGCAAGTACAACTGGATCTGATTTACGCCTACTATAAGAACGACGATCTGGCGTTAGGTCTGGCGACCATTGAACGCTTTATCCGCTTAAACCCGACCCATGAAAAAATGGATTGGGTACTTTACATGCGTGGCCTGACCCATATGGCTCAGGATCGCAACTTTATGCATGACCTGTTTAATGTTGATCGCAGTGACCGCGATCCGGAACCGGTAAAAGCCGCATTTGCCGACTTCAAAAAGCTGCTGCAACGCTACCCGGCCAGCCCCTACGCAGAAGATGCCCAGCGCCGCATGTTTGCACTGAAAAACCGCCTGGCGGATTACGACCTGGCGACCGCGGATTTCTATCTGCGCCGCGAAGCCTGGATTGCCGCCATTAATCGTACTCAAGAGCTGCAAAAAACTTATCCGGATACCGAAGCCGCGCGCAAGTCGCTGGAGATTCAACTGGAAGCCTATCAACAACTGGGCCTGAAATACTCGGTTGAGCGTACCCGCCAGTTGATGCAACTCAACCCTGAGCAGTGA
- the rluD gene encoding 23S rRNA pseudouridine(1911/1915/1917) synthase RluD produces the protein MAQQIELTQTVKDSQLGQRLDQAVAELFTDFSRSRLKEWLLEGKVTVDGSVVTKPRTKVMGGEEITVQAELEDEQRWEAQDIPLDIVYEDDDIIVINKPRDFVVHPGAGTPDGTVLNALLFHYPAIAEVPRAGIVHRLDKDTTGLMVVAKTVPAQTRLVRELQKRNITREYEAIAIGKMTAGGMIDKPIGRHSTKRTLMAVSPLGKPAVTHYRVAEHFREHTRIRLRLETGRTHQIRVHMSYLQHPLLGDSAYGGRARIPKGATEELTAMIRGFDRQALHAVMLRFEHPITGEELEFHAPVPDDMVAMSEALREDAKLNHSEEY, from the coding sequence ATGGCTCAGCAGATTGAATTAACTCAAACAGTAAAAGATAGCCAGCTAGGTCAGCGTTTAGACCAGGCTGTGGCTGAATTATTCACCGATTTTTCCCGTTCGCGCCTCAAAGAGTGGTTGCTGGAAGGGAAAGTAACCGTTGACGGCAGTGTGGTGACTAAACCACGGACTAAAGTCATGGGCGGTGAAGAGATTACAGTTCAGGCAGAACTGGAAGATGAACAGCGCTGGGAAGCTCAGGATATTCCGCTCGATATCGTCTACGAAGATGACGACATTATCGTTATCAACAAACCGCGTGATTTTGTAGTCCACCCGGGGGCGGGAACGCCGGACGGTACTGTGCTGAACGCTTTACTGTTCCATTACCCGGCTATCGCGGAAGTACCGCGTGCCGGTATTGTGCATCGTCTGGATAAAGACACTACCGGTCTGATGGTGGTCGCGAAAACCGTTCCGGCCCAGACGCGTCTGGTACGCGAACTGCAAAAGCGGAACATCACCCGGGAATACGAGGCGATCGCGATCGGTAAAATGACCGCTGGTGGCATGATTGATAAGCCGATTGGCCGTCATTCCACCAAACGTACTCTGATGGCAGTCAGCCCACTGGGTAAACCAGCTGTGACTCACTACCGGGTTGCGGAGCATTTCCGTGAACACACCCGTATCCGTCTGCGTCTGGAAACTGGCCGTACTCACCAGATTCGTGTCCACATGTCTTACCTGCAGCATCCGCTGCTGGGCGACAGTGCATACGGTGGCCGCGCGCGTATCCCCAAAGGCGCTACCGAAGAACTGACCGCAATGATTCGTGGTTTTGACCGTCAGGCGCTGCATGCTGTCATGCTGCGTTTTGAACACCCGATTACAGGTGAAGAGCTGGAATTCCATGCTCCGGTACCGGATGATATGGTGGCGATGAGCGAAGCACTGCGTGAAGATGCCAAACTAAACCACTCGGAAGAGTATTAA
- the pgeF gene encoding peptidoglycan editing factor PgeF: protein MSWIIPNWPAPTKVRALSSTRTGGVSPAPYAGLNLGMHVGDDPLLVQRNRDWLQQQSGMPVAPLWLNQTHSTRVIQVSEPTKQVLDADGVWTDSTNVVCSAMTADCLPVLITNTQGSQVAAVHAGWRGLAGGIIENALVNFAGQDVLLWLGPAIGPQAFEVGEDVVTAFCAVHPEAAQAFIPGCQTGKWWADMNQLVRLRLKRLGIDAIFDNGLCTYQDAERFYSYRRDGVTGRQATFIWIGEN from the coding sequence ATGAGCTGGATTATCCCTAACTGGCCGGCACCGACAAAGGTGCGAGCTCTGTCTTCAACCCGGACTGGCGGAGTTTCACCTGCGCCATATGCCGGATTGAATCTTGGTATGCATGTTGGGGATGATCCACTATTAGTACAGCGTAACCGCGACTGGCTGCAGCAGCAGTCAGGTATGCCGGTTGCGCCGCTCTGGCTTAATCAGACTCATTCCACCCGGGTGATACAAGTCAGTGAGCCAACCAAGCAGGTACTGGACGCCGACGGAGTTTGGACTGACAGCACCAATGTGGTGTGCAGTGCCATGACCGCCGATTGTCTGCCTGTGCTCATCACCAACACTCAGGGCTCTCAGGTAGCGGCTGTGCATGCCGGCTGGCGCGGATTAGCCGGTGGCATTATCGAAAATGCACTGGTCAATTTTGCCGGTCAGGACGTCCTGTTGTGGCTGGGGCCGGCCATCGGTCCGCAGGCATTTGAAGTCGGAGAGGATGTGGTGACGGCATTTTGCGCTGTACACCCCGAGGCCGCGCAGGCTTTCATACCTGGTTGTCAAACCGGCAAGTGGTGGGCTGACATGAATCAACTGGTGCGACTGCGTCTGAAGCGTCTGGGTATTGATGCCATATTCGACAACGGGCTGTGCACCTATCAGGATGCAGAGCGTTTTTATTCCTACCGTCGTGATGGTGTGACCGGCCGTCAGGCCACGTTTATCTGGATTGGTGAAAATTAA